From the Comamonas odontotermitis genome, one window contains:
- the pyk gene encoding pyruvate kinase produces MASPKIRRATKIVATLGPASSDPALLEEMIRSGVNVVRLNFSHGKAQDHVDRARMVRDAAQRAGREVAIMADLQGPKIRVGKFAEGKVMLEPGAKFVLDASRTEPGDINGVGLDYKELPRDVRPGDVLLLNDGLIVLTVDSVRGDAVHTTVKLGGELSNNKGINKKGGGLTAPALTAKDMEDIKTAMSFQADYVAVSFPKTATDMEMARQLCMVAAAEYRHRPGLIAKIERAEAIPHLEDILRVSDGIMVARGDLAVEVGHAAVPALQKKMISLAREMDKVVITATQMMESMITNPVPTRAEVSDVANAVLDGTDAVMLSAETAAGKFPLETVQEMVAICAAAEASADWAADTDFVGKTFQRIDQSIALGALFTATHLGAKALVAMTDSGSTALWMSRHRTQIPIYALTPKVATQRKMALYRNVRPLLMDTSADRDTALGQAEVHLKARGIVQSGDIYAITCGEPMGSPGGTNMMKISRVV; encoded by the coding sequence ATGGCTTCCCCCAAGATTCGCCGCGCCACCAAGATTGTTGCCACCTTAGGCCCAGCCTCCAGCGATCCGGCGCTGCTGGAAGAGATGATCCGTTCGGGCGTGAATGTGGTGCGCCTCAATTTCAGCCACGGCAAGGCGCAGGACCATGTGGACCGTGCCCGCATGGTGCGCGATGCGGCGCAGCGTGCCGGCCGTGAAGTGGCCATCATGGCCGATCTGCAGGGCCCCAAGATCCGTGTCGGCAAGTTTGCAGAAGGCAAGGTGATGCTGGAGCCGGGCGCCAAGTTCGTGCTCGATGCCAGCCGTACCGAGCCTGGCGATATCAACGGCGTGGGCCTGGATTACAAGGAACTGCCGCGCGATGTGAGACCGGGCGATGTGCTGCTGTTGAACGACGGCCTGATCGTGCTGACGGTGGACAGTGTGCGCGGCGATGCTGTCCACACCACGGTCAAGCTCGGTGGCGAGTTGTCCAACAACAAGGGCATCAACAAGAAGGGCGGAGGCCTGACGGCGCCAGCGCTCACGGCCAAGGACATGGAAGACATCAAGACTGCGATGAGCTTCCAGGCCGACTATGTGGCCGTCAGCTTCCCCAAGACAGCAACCGACATGGAAATGGCGCGCCAGCTGTGCATGGTGGCTGCAGCCGAATACCGCCACCGCCCCGGCCTGATTGCCAAGATCGAGCGCGCCGAAGCCATTCCGCACCTCGAAGACATTCTGCGTGTCTCCGACGGCATCATGGTGGCGCGTGGTGATCTGGCCGTGGAAGTGGGCCATGCCGCCGTGCCTGCGCTGCAAAAGAAGATGATCAGCCTGGCGCGCGAGATGGACAAGGTCGTCATCACCGCCACCCAGATGATGGAGAGCATGATCACCAACCCCGTGCCTACGCGCGCCGAGGTGAGCGACGTGGCCAACGCCGTGCTCGACGGTACCGACGCAGTGATGCTGAGCGCCGAGACGGCAGCTGGCAAGTTCCCGCTGGAAACCGTGCAGGAGATGGTTGCCATCTGCGCTGCCGCAGAGGCTTCGGCCGACTGGGCGGCAGACACCGACTTCGTCGGCAAGACCTTCCAGCGTATCGACCAGAGCATTGCGCTGGGCGCGCTCTTCACCGCCACGCACCTGGGCGCCAAGGCCCTGGTGGCCATGACCGACAGCGGCTCCACGGCGCTGTGGATGAGCCGCCACCGCACGCAGATCCCGATCTACGCGCTTACCCCCAAGGTGGCCACGCAGCGCAAGATGGCGCTGTACCGCAACGTCCGTCCGCTGCTGATGGATACCAGCGCCGACCGCGATACGGCTCTGGGCCAGGCCGAGGTGCACCTCAAGGCGCGTGGCATTGTGCAAAGTGGCGATATCTACGCCATCACCTGCGGCGAACCCATGGGCTCGCCCGGTGGCACGAACATGATGAAGATCTCCCGGGTGGTGTGA
- a CDS encoding aminopeptidase P N-terminal domain-containing protein — protein MQNNNVPAIPAQAIYAERRAQVARQLGEGGIAIIPTAPEHPRNRDSDYLYRHDSYFYYLTGFTEPHATLVITADGKSTLFCAPKDLAREIWDGYRLGPDAAVPALGVSEAFAITEQDARMAKMLENRTVVWYPFAIHPGLEGVVAKWLNAVRARTRYGALVPEQQRDLCAILDEMRLIKDAHEIAILRRAGAISARAHVLAMQRSARMLRAGKDVREYHLDAELLQAFREHGSQYPAYGSIVAAGANACVLHYRADAAPVRSGDLVLIDAGCELDGYASDITRTFPANGRFSGPQRALYDLVLASQDAAIALAVPGKRFNDMHDATVAVLAQGMLDLGLLDGNKVGSVQDVIENRNYFQFYMHRTGHWMGMDVHDCGNYVEPSEVGHISERRDPLSGELIINRPSRILRAGMVSTIEPGIYVRPAEGVPEQFHNIGIRIEDDALITETGCELLTRGVPVAADEIEALMRDGAPAPADL, from the coding sequence ATGCAGAACAACAACGTCCCCGCCATCCCCGCCCAAGCCATCTATGCCGAGCGCCGCGCCCAGGTCGCCCGCCAGTTGGGCGAGGGTGGCATTGCCATCATTCCTACGGCGCCGGAACACCCGCGCAACCGCGACAGCGACTACCTGTATCGCCACGACAGCTATTTCTACTACCTGACGGGTTTTACCGAGCCGCACGCAACGCTGGTGATCACGGCTGATGGAAAAAGCACCCTGTTCTGTGCGCCCAAGGATCTGGCGCGCGAAATCTGGGATGGCTACCGCCTGGGGCCCGATGCCGCCGTGCCAGCGCTGGGTGTGAGCGAAGCCTTTGCCATCACGGAGCAGGATGCACGCATGGCCAAGATGCTGGAAAACCGCACGGTGGTGTGGTATCCGTTTGCCATCCACCCGGGGCTCGAAGGCGTGGTTGCCAAGTGGCTCAATGCCGTGCGCGCCCGTACCCGCTATGGCGCCTTGGTGCCCGAGCAGCAGCGTGACCTGTGTGCGATCCTGGACGAGATGCGCCTCATCAAGGATGCGCACGAAATCGCCATCCTGCGCCGCGCAGGTGCCATCAGTGCGCGCGCCCATGTGCTGGCCATGCAGCGCTCTGCACGCATGCTGCGCGCAGGCAAGGATGTGCGTGAGTACCACCTGGATGCCGAGCTGCTGCAGGCCTTTCGCGAGCACGGTTCGCAGTACCCGGCGTACGGCTCCATCGTGGCGGCAGGGGCCAATGCCTGCGTGCTGCACTACCGTGCGGATGCCGCGCCCGTCAGAAGCGGTGATCTGGTGCTGATCGATGCCGGCTGTGAGCTCGACGGCTACGCCAGCGACATCACCCGCACCTTTCCGGCCAATGGCAGATTCAGCGGCCCGCAGCGCGCGCTGTACGACCTGGTACTGGCCAGCCAGGATGCCGCCATTGCACTTGCCGTGCCTGGCAAGCGCTTCAATGACATGCATGACGCCACGGTGGCGGTGCTGGCGCAGGGCATGCTGGACCTGGGCCTGCTGGACGGCAACAAGGTCGGCAGTGTGCAGGACGTGATCGAGAACCGCAATTACTTCCAGTTCTACATGCACCGTACCGGCCACTGGATGGGCATGGATGTGCATGACTGCGGCAACTATGTGGAGCCGAGCGAGGTGGGGCACATCAGCGAGCGGCGCGATCCGCTCTCGGGCGAGCTGATCATCAACCGCCCCAGCCGCATCCTGCGCGCGGGCATGGTCTCCACCATCGAGCCTGGTATCTATGTACGCCCGGCCGAGGGTGTGCCCGAGCAGTTCCACAACATCGGCATCCGCATCGAAGATGACGCGCTGATCACCGAAACGGGTTGCGAGCTTCTGACGCGCGGCGTGCCGGTGGCAGCCGATGAGATCGAGGCCTTGATGCGCGATGGCGCGCCAGCCCCGGCAGACCTGTAA
- a CDS encoding NUDIX hydrolase yields MPHRWKPNVTVAAIIERDGRFLLVEEDTSDGVRLNNPAGHLDPGESPIQACAREVLEETAFDFKPTALLGVYMNRFVRTKTGTDTTYMRFSFTGTLGAFHEGQPLDDGIRRTVWMTQDEIQAAHDAGQLRSPLVLQSLNDYLAGQRFPLGLIYTDASVLVEPETGA; encoded by the coding sequence ATGCCCCACCGCTGGAAACCCAATGTCACCGTGGCCGCCATTATCGAGCGTGATGGCCGCTTTTTACTGGTAGAAGAAGACACTTCGGACGGTGTTCGCCTGAACAACCCTGCCGGGCATCTGGACCCTGGTGAGTCGCCCATCCAGGCCTGCGCGCGCGAGGTGCTGGAAGAGACCGCATTCGATTTCAAGCCCACGGCGCTGCTGGGCGTCTATATGAATCGCTTTGTCCGCACCAAGACCGGCACGGACACGACCTATATGCGCTTTTCCTTCACCGGCACCCTGGGCGCCTTCCACGAAGGCCAGCCGCTGGACGATGGTATTCGCCGCACGGTGTGGATGACCCAGGACGAGATACAGGCCGCCCATGATGCAGGTCAATTACGCAGCCCGCTGGTGCTGCAGTCATTGAACGATTACCTGGCCGGGCAGCGCTTTCCGCTGGGGCTGATCTACACCGATGCGTCGGTACTGGTAGAGCCGGAGACGGGCGCTTAA
- a CDS encoding penicillin acylase family protein, translated as MPRRARLLALPLAAALVATGCSSLGTAPTSQSQAKIAGLEKPAEVLIDQWGVPHIYAGTTYDAFVVQGYMAARDRLWQMDLWRKRGLGEMARDFGPAWVESDKAARAVLFRGDMYREWLAYGSDSKRVAEAFVAGVNAFVAQTQADPSLLPEEFKLLGYQPAKWAAEDTVRIRHHGLTLNFTGEVDRAQAFCDGKQNGARVDWLRRELVPDVKPQIPEGLEVCGLPGKELKRAYALATASPRFTKENVKVSAQDMAPEQLLALSESTLNQPDANTLASYGSNNWTIAPGMTTTGRPILANDPHRAHGAPSLRYISHISAPGMDVIGAGEPFLPGISIGHNGRIAFGLTRFYMDQEDLYVYETNPQNSKEYKYQGRWEPMTRVTETIPVKGAAKPVIVENWYTRHGPVLAAENNKAYALRAAWLDLGMAPYFGSMDYMRAQNFDQFRAAMNRWGAPGENQVYADSSGNIGWIPGGLTPIRLNWDGLTPVPGDGRFEWTGYRNGDELPWEFNPQRGYVVTANENNVPPGHPLYQKGIGYEWSDSARAQRLHGLFEKAAKEGRKLSVADSEAWQTDIVAVPAQRLLKLLAPLKSSDAQTAQGLAMLQGWDGTMSKDSAAAALYEVWSNATLKKALTDRVLAAGERSFAKDTSATRMITVLETPQGWMSPAERDQVLLSSIAPAMQWLQGKLGADAKSWTWGDLHQAIFVHPLAGVVDSATRQKLNVGAGGIGGSWATPMATSYNADTYQLTSGASFRMVVDVGNWDASRVVNTPGQSGNPASPHYRDLANTWAAGQYFPLAYSRSAVEKATRERIALTPQ; from the coding sequence ATACCGCGCCGCGCGCGGCTTCTGGCACTGCCACTTGCTGCCGCGCTTGTGGCTACAGGTTGCAGCTCGCTGGGAACCGCTCCCACCTCGCAGAGCCAGGCCAAGATCGCCGGGCTGGAAAAACCGGCTGAAGTGCTGATCGACCAATGGGGCGTGCCGCACATCTATGCCGGCACCACCTACGACGCCTTTGTGGTGCAGGGCTACATGGCCGCCCGCGACCGGCTGTGGCAGATGGATCTGTGGCGCAAGCGCGGCCTGGGCGAAATGGCCCGGGACTTTGGCCCGGCCTGGGTCGAGAGCGACAAGGCGGCGCGGGCCGTGCTCTTTCGCGGAGACATGTACCGCGAATGGCTGGCCTATGGCTCGGACTCCAAGCGAGTGGCCGAAGCCTTTGTCGCAGGGGTGAATGCCTTTGTGGCGCAGACCCAGGCAGACCCCAGCCTGCTGCCGGAGGAGTTCAAACTGCTGGGCTACCAGCCCGCCAAATGGGCCGCAGAAGACACGGTGCGCATCCGCCACCACGGTCTCACGCTGAACTTCACCGGTGAGGTGGATCGCGCCCAGGCCTTTTGCGATGGCAAGCAGAACGGCGCCCGCGTGGACTGGCTGCGCCGCGAACTGGTGCCTGATGTGAAACCGCAGATCCCAGAGGGGCTGGAAGTGTGCGGCCTGCCCGGCAAGGAGCTCAAGCGCGCCTATGCCCTCGCCACTGCCAGCCCGCGCTTTACCAAGGAAAACGTCAAGGTTTCCGCACAGGATATGGCCCCCGAACAGCTGCTGGCCCTGTCCGAATCCACTCTGAACCAGCCCGATGCCAACACCCTGGCCAGCTATGGCAGCAACAACTGGACCATTGCGCCCGGCATGACCACGACCGGCCGCCCCATTCTGGCCAACGACCCGCACCGCGCGCACGGCGCGCCCAGCCTGCGCTACATCTCGCACATCTCGGCCCCCGGCATGGATGTGATCGGCGCGGGCGAGCCGTTTCTGCCCGGTATCTCCATCGGCCACAACGGCCGCATTGCCTTTGGCCTGACGCGCTTCTACATGGACCAGGAAGACCTGTACGTGTACGAGACCAACCCGCAAAACAGCAAGGAATACAAGTACCAGGGCCGTTGGGAGCCCATGACCCGCGTCACGGAAACCATTCCTGTCAAAGGTGCGGCCAAGCCCGTGATCGTGGAGAACTGGTACACCCGCCACGGCCCGGTGCTGGCCGCCGAAAACAACAAAGCCTACGCGCTGCGCGCAGCCTGGCTGGACTTGGGCATGGCGCCCTACTTCGGCTCGATGGATTACATGCGGGCGCAGAACTTCGACCAGTTCCGCGCGGCGATGAACCGCTGGGGCGCACCGGGCGAGAACCAGGTCTACGCCGATAGCAGTGGCAACATTGGCTGGATTCCCGGCGGCCTGACACCGATCCGCCTCAATTGGGACGGGCTGACACCCGTACCCGGTGACGGCCGCTTTGAATGGACAGGCTACCGCAATGGCGACGAGTTACCCTGGGAGTTCAACCCCCAGCGCGGCTATGTGGTGACCGCCAACGAAAACAATGTGCCGCCCGGCCATCCTCTCTACCAGAAGGGCATTGGCTACGAATGGTCCGATTCGGCCCGTGCGCAGCGTCTGCATGGGCTGTTTGAAAAGGCAGCCAAGGAAGGCAGAAAGCTCAGCGTTGCCGACTCCGAAGCCTGGCAGACCGACATCGTGGCCGTACCGGCGCAGCGCCTGCTCAAGCTGCTGGCGCCGCTCAAGAGCAGCGATGCACAGACCGCGCAGGGCCTGGCCATGCTGCAGGGCTGGGACGGCACCATGTCCAAGGACAGCGCCGCCGCAGCGCTGTACGAGGTCTGGAGCAACGCCACCTTGAAGAAAGCACTGACCGACCGGGTGCTAGCGGCAGGCGAGCGCAGCTTTGCCAAGGACACCAGCGCCACCCGCATGATCACGGTGCTGGAGACCCCCCAGGGATGGATGAGTCCTGCCGAGCGCGACCAGGTGCTGCTGTCCTCCATTGCACCTGCCATGCAGTGGCTGCAGGGCAAGCTGGGGGCCGATGCGAAGAGCTGGACCTGGGGTGACCTGCACCAGGCGATCTTCGTACACCCCTTGGCCGGTGTGGTGGACAGCGCCACCAGGCAGAAGCTCAATGTTGGGGCTGGCGGCATCGGCGGATCATGGGCCACGCCCATGGCCACCAGCTACAACGCAGACACCTACCAGCTGACATCGGGCGCGTCTTTCCGCATGGTGGTGGATGTGGGCAACTGGGATGCTTCGCGCGTGGTCAACACGCCCGGCCAATCAGGCAACCCGGCCAGCCCGCATTACCGTGACCTCGCCAACACCTGGGCGGCAGGCCAGTACTTTCCGCTCGCCTATTCACGCAGCGCAGTAGAGAAAGCCACGCGCGAACGCATTGCGCTGACACCGCAATAA
- the ycaC gene encoding isochorismate family cysteine hydrolase YcaC codes for MSHKPYVRLDKDNAAVLLVDHQTGLLSLVRDIDPDKFKNNVLALSDLANYFKLPTILTTSFEDGPNGPLVPELVQAHPKAPFIPRPGQINAWDNEDFVKAIKATGKKQLIIAGVVTEVCVAFPALAAIEEGFEVFVVTDASGTFNEITRDSAWRRMEAAGVQLMTWFGVACELHRDWRNDVEGLGTLFSNHIPDYRNLMNSYSRAVQANKAPIAIK; via the coding sequence ATGTCCCACAAGCCCTATGTTCGCCTCGACAAAGACAATGCCGCCGTGCTGCTGGTGGACCACCAGACGGGATTGCTCTCGCTGGTGCGCGATATCGATCCCGACAAGTTCAAGAACAATGTGCTCGCGCTGAGCGACCTGGCCAACTATTTCAAGCTGCCCACCATCCTGACCACCAGCTTTGAAGACGGCCCCAACGGCCCGCTGGTGCCTGAACTGGTGCAGGCACACCCCAAGGCGCCGTTCATTCCACGCCCCGGCCAGATCAATGCCTGGGACAACGAAGACTTCGTCAAGGCCATCAAGGCCACCGGCAAGAAGCAACTGATCATTGCCGGCGTGGTGACCGAGGTGTGCGTGGCCTTTCCAGCGCTGGCGGCCATCGAAGAAGGCTTTGAGGTGTTCGTGGTGACCGATGCATCGGGCACGTTCAATGAAATCACCCGCGATTCGGCCTGGCGCCGCATGGAGGCAGCGGGTGTTCAGCTGATGACCTGGTTTGGCGTGGCCTGTGAGCTGCACCGCGACTGGCGCAACGATGTGGAAGGGCTGGGCACCTTGTTCAGCAACCACATCCCTGACTACCGCAATCTGATGAACAGCTATTCGCGTGCAGTGCAAGCAAATAAAGCGCCAATAGCTATTAAATAG
- the mnmA gene encoding tRNA 2-thiouridine(34) synthase MnmA — translation MVKQRIVVGLSGGVDSAVTAYLLKKQGHEVVGIFMKNWEDDDDSEYCSSNIDFVDAAAVADVIGIEIEHVNFAADYKDRVFAEFLREYQAGRTPNPDVLCNAEIKFKAFLDHAMRLGAEKIATGHYARVRQNPETRLFELLKGLDPAKDQSYFLHRLNQAQLSKAMFPVGELQKTEVRRIAEEIGLPNAKKKDSTGICFIGERPFRDFLNRYISKEPGLILDDRNRKLGKHVGLSFYTLGQRSGLGIGGVKEKGAARGAGDHAPWFVARKDLEKNILRVVQGHDHPWLLSHALDADNTSWIAGHPPAAGTYGSKTRYRQPDSPAIIGADATNSLFHLDFPEAQWAVTPGQSAVLYDGEVCLGGGIIAQVGTEAGVAHAAPARAAL, via the coding sequence ATGGTTAAACAGCGCATCGTAGTGGGGTTGAGTGGCGGCGTGGATTCGGCCGTCACCGCGTATTTGCTCAAGAAGCAGGGACACGAGGTCGTCGGTATCTTCATGAAGAACTGGGAAGATGACGATGACAGCGAGTACTGTTCGTCGAACATCGACTTTGTCGACGCCGCCGCCGTGGCTGACGTGATCGGCATCGAGATCGAACACGTCAACTTTGCGGCCGACTACAAGGACCGCGTGTTTGCCGAGTTCCTGCGCGAATACCAGGCGGGCCGCACGCCCAACCCCGACGTGCTGTGCAATGCCGAGATCAAGTTCAAGGCGTTTTTGGATCACGCTATGCGCCTGGGCGCAGAAAAGATTGCCACCGGCCACTACGCGCGCGTGCGCCAGAACCCCGAAACCCGGCTGTTCGAGCTGCTCAAGGGGCTCGACCCCGCCAAGGACCAGAGCTATTTTCTGCACCGCCTGAACCAGGCGCAGCTGTCCAAGGCCATGTTCCCCGTGGGCGAACTGCAGAAAACCGAGGTGCGCCGCATCGCCGAGGAAATTGGCCTGCCCAACGCCAAGAAAAAGGATTCCACCGGTATCTGCTTCATCGGCGAGCGCCCATTCCGCGATTTCCTCAACCGTTACATCAGCAAGGAGCCCGGCTTGATCCTGGATGACCGCAACCGCAAGCTGGGCAAGCATGTGGGGCTGTCGTTCTATACGCTGGGCCAGCGCTCGGGCCTGGGCATTGGCGGCGTCAAGGAAAAGGGTGCCGCGCGCGGCGCGGGCGACCATGCGCCGTGGTTTGTGGCACGCAAGGATCTGGAAAAAAACATCCTGCGCGTAGTGCAGGGGCACGACCACCCCTGGCTGCTGTCGCATGCCCTCGATGCCGACAACACCAGCTGGATCGCAGGCCACCCGCCAGCTGCGGGCACCTATGGCTCCAAAACCCGCTACCGCCAGCCCGATTCGCCAGCCATCATCGGCGCCGATGCAACGAACAGCCTCTTCCACCTGGATTTTCCAGAGGCGCAATGGGCGGTCACCCCCGGCCAGTCAGCGGTGTTGTATGACGGCGAGGTCTGCCTGGGCGGCGGCATCATCGCCCAGGTGGGGACGGAGGCAGGGGTGGCGCATGCCGCACCTGCCAGAGCTGCTCTCTAG
- a CDS encoding tetratricopeptide repeat protein: MGLSRSQPEVDNDSANWNIPPFWHKLNSFFLFPFQRTPFMYAVVLSMCAYAMFMGLLIGIAVFVGLMLAVSRYAFKAAAYASRGVLDSSDYDHYPLDADLKVLPWKFFGVLLVHGFVIGMLAQASLKLGVLGNLGSSFLIPVTLMVLISTGSLSSAINPFILLGTIAGIGLPYFLLCLFLFLLMQGAPMAMGFLLVLVPKAMLAPLMAFVIIYFLWVIAAMIGYVMYQNHAEFGIEPDKAPEAEGGSTVQIDPQAAEAKRRDAAVAQLVQNGDMQAAQDEAREWQRLNYDNVADQRRYHRVLKLTDKTAELARHGQQFIDLLLRKQQASEALEVWGSCYKRMPGFKLESAEATLALASTAWKRQQVSHALAVLQNFEKNYPGSPVIPQAQELIVRVLKQGLGKPDQAVRVFMRMKMRHPEHPSTQEAAWILRDELPQDSTKPTAPVAPV, from the coding sequence ATGGGCCTATCGCGTTCACAACCGGAAGTCGACAACGACAGCGCCAACTGGAACATTCCTCCTTTCTGGCACAAGCTCAACAGTTTTTTCCTGTTTCCCTTTCAGCGCACACCGTTCATGTATGCGGTGGTACTGTCGATGTGTGCGTATGCCATGTTCATGGGGTTGCTCATCGGGATTGCGGTGTTTGTTGGCCTGATGCTGGCCGTCAGCCGCTATGCCTTCAAGGCCGCAGCCTATGCATCGCGCGGCGTGCTGGACAGCAGCGACTATGACCACTATCCGCTGGACGCCGATCTGAAGGTGCTGCCCTGGAAGTTCTTTGGCGTGCTCCTGGTGCATGGTTTTGTCATCGGCATGCTCGCCCAGGCCAGCCTCAAGCTCGGCGTGCTGGGCAATCTGGGGTCGTCATTCCTGATTCCCGTCACTTTGATGGTATTGATCAGCACGGGCAGTCTGTCGTCGGCCATCAATCCGTTCATTCTGCTGGGCACGATTGCCGGTATCGGGCTGCCGTACTTTCTGTTGTGCCTGTTCTTGTTTCTGCTGATGCAGGGCGCGCCCATGGCCATGGGGTTTTTGCTGGTGCTGGTGCCCAAGGCCATGCTGGCGCCGCTGATGGCCTTTGTCATCATCTACTTTCTGTGGGTGATTGCGGCCATGATCGGCTATGTGATGTACCAGAACCATGCGGAGTTCGGCATCGAGCCCGACAAGGCGCCCGAGGCCGAAGGCGGCAGCACGGTGCAGATCGACCCGCAGGCCGCAGAGGCCAAACGGCGCGATGCCGCTGTTGCCCAGCTGGTGCAGAACGGCGACATGCAGGCCGCGCAGGATGAGGCGCGCGAATGGCAGCGCCTCAACTACGACAATGTCGCCGACCAGCGGCGCTACCACCGCGTGCTCAAGCTCACCGACAAGACGGCCGAACTTGCGCGCCATGGCCAGCAGTTCATCGACTTGTTATTGCGCAAGCAGCAGGCCAGCGAAGCCTTGGAGGTATGGGGCAGCTGCTACAAGCGCATGCCGGGCTTCAAGCTGGAGTCCGCCGAGGCGACCCTGGCATTGGCCAGCACCGCCTGGAAGCGCCAGCAGGTATCGCACGCGCTGGCGGTGCTGCAGAATTTCGAGAAGAACTATCCCGGCAGCCCGGTGATCCCGCAGGCGCAGGAGTTGATCGTGCGCGTGCTCAAACAGGGACTGGGCAAGCCCGATCAGGCGGTGCGCGTTTTCATGCGCATGAAGATGCGCCACCCCGAGCACCCCAGCACGCAGGAGGCGGCATGGATTCTGCGCGACGAATTGCCGCAGGATTCCACCAAGCCAACAGCACCCGTTGCGCCAGTGTAG
- a CDS encoding rhomboid family intramembrane serine protease, producing the protein MFIAIPLENKPSWQSPPWMTVLLIVINCLVFWVWQEGEERGAERAAKTYAHTALPAMEVPEFVKYLDAQSQNKDSRISKQLVRMAQGLQKSQDYEQLYTLMWQEGRFRRQLLAGEVIRPGDPLHAEWQAARTRFAPQEPKPFTSRWAMSYEPGAGLQPVQAFTSTFLHGSTGHLVGNMVFLFLFGFTLEMALGAGLYLCFYAIAGISASLFAGLFYAGMGSYGLGASGAIAGLMAMYVVLYRMRRIRFFYMLAFYFNYATWPALVLLPVWMGFELAQHWIGGRGVAYMAHFGGLVAGGILMALYLQLRRKESVVEEAARDKQAAKAQADALQAAVQRAQQHTDALAFDRAARAWREAAKLAPTDPKILRAWFESARHAPASDDFHLAARAIFKLPARTDAERQLQHRSWRVYCERAQPVPRISSNTLHALMPGFVRLGEWDDAQKLCQQLEKAADHPQWPSTLALLANGLAKAGRMDDARRWLPALQQAAPHEPVTRWLGGAVR; encoded by the coding sequence ATGTTCATCGCCATCCCGCTTGAAAACAAACCCTCCTGGCAGTCTCCACCATGGATGACCGTGCTGTTGATCGTCATCAACTGTCTGGTGTTCTGGGTCTGGCAGGAAGGTGAGGAGCGGGGGGCAGAGCGCGCTGCCAAGACCTACGCGCACACGGCGCTTCCTGCGATGGAGGTGCCGGAGTTCGTCAAATACCTGGATGCGCAGAGCCAGAACAAGGACAGCCGCATCAGCAAGCAACTGGTGCGCATGGCCCAGGGCCTGCAAAAATCCCAGGATTACGAGCAGTTGTACACGCTGATGTGGCAAGAGGGCCGCTTTCGGCGCCAGTTGCTGGCGGGCGAGGTGATCCGGCCTGGCGATCCGCTCCATGCCGAATGGCAGGCTGCACGCACCCGCTTTGCACCGCAGGAGCCCAAGCCCTTCACATCGCGCTGGGCCATGAGCTACGAGCCCGGCGCCGGCTTGCAGCCTGTGCAGGCCTTCACCTCCACCTTCCTGCATGGCAGCACCGGCCACCTGGTGGGCAATATGGTGTTTCTGTTCCTGTTCGGCTTCACGCTGGAGATGGCGCTGGGTGCAGGGCTGTACCTGTGTTTTTATGCCATCGCCGGCATCAGTGCATCGCTGTTCGCAGGCCTGTTCTATGCCGGCATGGGCAGCTACGGACTGGGTGCATCGGGTGCGATTGCAGGGCTGATGGCCATGTACGTGGTGCTCTACCGCATGCGGCGCATCCGGTTCTTCTACATGCTGGCGTTCTACTTCAACTACGCCACCTGGCCCGCGCTGGTACTGCTGCCGGTGTGGATGGGGTTCGAGTTGGCGCAACACTGGATAGGCGGACGCGGCGTGGCCTACATGGCGCACTTTGGCGGCCTGGTGGCAGGGGGTATCCTGATGGCGCTGTACCTGCAGTTGCGGCGCAAGGAATCGGTGGTGGAAGAGGCTGCGCGCGACAAGCAGGCGGCCAAGGCGCAGGCAGATGCCTTGCAGGCAGCCGTGCAGCGGGCCCAGCAGCATACCGATGCGCTGGCATTTGACCGTGCGGCCCGTGCGTGGCGCGAGGCCGCCAAGCTCGCGCCCACCGATCCCAAGATTCTGCGGGCCTGGTTCGAGAGTGCCCGCCATGCCCCTGCCAGCGATGATTTCCACCTGGCCGCGCGCGCCATCTTCAAGCTGCCCGCCAGGACCGATGCCGAGCGCCAGTTGCAGCACCGCAGCTGGCGTGTGTACTGCGAGCGCGCCCAGCCGGTGCCGCGCATCAGCAGCAACACGCTCCATGCGCTGATGCCGGGCTTTGTACGCCTGGGCGAATGGGACGACGCCCAGAAGCTGTGCCAGCAACTGGAAAAGGCTGCGGACCACCCGCAGTGGCCAAGCACCCTGGCATTGCTGGCCAATGGCCTGGCCAAAGCTGGTCGCATGGACGATGCACGCCGCTGGCTGCCCGCATTGCAGCAGGCGGCACCGCACGAGCCGGTGACGCGTTGGCTGGGTGGGGCTGTGCGGTGA